A stretch of Brassica rapa cultivar Chiifu-401-42 chromosome A08, CAAS_Brap_v3.01, whole genome shotgun sequence DNA encodes these proteins:
- the LOC103833581 gene encoding endoplasmic reticulum-Golgi intermediate compartment protein 3, whose product MAGILNKLRNLDAYPKINEDFYSRTLSGGVITLVSSVVMFLLFFSELRLYLHSVTETKLVVDTSRGETLRINFDMTFPALACSILSVDAMDISGELHLDVKHDVVKRRLDSHGNIIESRQDGIGAAKIEKPLQKHGGRLEHNETYCGSCYGAEAEEHDCCNSCEDVREAYRKKGWGVTNPDLIDQCKREGFLQRVKDEEGEGCNIYGFLEVNKVAGNFHFAPGKSFHQGGVHVHDLLAFQKDSFNISHKINRLTFGDYFPGVVNPLDKVQWSQDTPNAMYQYFIKVVPTVYTDISGHTIQSNQFSVTEHVKSSEAGQLQSLPGVFFFYDLSPIKVTFTEEHISFLHFLTNVCAIVGGVFTVSGIIDAFIYHGQKAIKKKMEIGKFS is encoded by the exons ATGGCGGGGATCCTGAATAAATTGCGGAATCTGGATGCTTATCCAAAGATCAACGAGGACTTTTACAGCCGTACGTTATCCGGCGGCGTTATCACCCTCGTCTCCTCCGTTGTTATGttccttctcttcttctccgaGCTAC gaTTATATCTTCATAGCGTTACCGAGACGAAGCTCGTGGTGGATACTTCTAGAGGAGAGACGTTACGCATCAAT TTTGATATGACTTTTCCTGCTCTAGCATGTTCCATTCTAAGTGTTGATGCTATGGATATTAGTGGAGAGCTGCATCTTGACGTG AAACATGATGTCGTTAAGAGAAGACTAGATTCTCATGGTAACATTATAGAATCAAGACAGGACGGTATAGGCGCTGCTaag ATTGAGAAGCCACTGCAGAAACATGGTGGTAGGCTGGAACATAATGAGACTTACTGTGGTTCTTGCTATGGTGCTGAAGCG gAAGAGCATGACTGCTGCAATTCATGTGAGGATGTTCGTGAAGCATATAGAAAAAAAGGCTGGGGTGTTACAAATCCAGATTTGATTGATCAG TGTAAACGAGAAGGTTTCTTACAAAGAGTAAAGGATGAAGAAGGTGAAGGATGTAATATCTATGGGTTCTTGGAGGTGAATAAAGTGGCGGGAAACTTCCACTTTGCTCCCGGGAAAAGCTTTCATCAGGGGGGCGTTCACGTTCATGATCTTCTTGCTTTTCAGAAAGACAGTTTTAAC ATAAGTCACAAGATCAATCGACTGACTTTTGGGGACTACTTTCCTGGTGTCGTGAACCCTCTTGACAA AGTCCAGTGGAGTCAAGACACACCCAATGCTATGTACCAATATTTTATCAAG GTTGTACCAACAGTATACACAGATATCAGTGGACACACAATTCAATCAAATCAG TTCTCAGTGACCGAACATGTTAAGAGCTCAGAAGCAGGTCAACTGCAATCCTTACCAGGAGTTTTCTTCTTCTATGATCTCTCTCCAATCAAG GTAACCTTCACAGAGGAGCATATATCGTTCTTGCACTTCTTGACTAATGTCTGTGCCATAGTTGGAG GTGTTTTCACGGTGTCTGGGATAATAGATGCGTTTATATATCATGGTCAAAAAGCAAtcaagaagaagatggaaaTTGGTAAATTTAGCTGA
- the LOC117127129 gene encoding uncharacterized protein LOC117127129 gives MMLFQRRRHMLSTNIVLDGSINQISHLMPLTMRLFRLFCEALGQFGPGWVPPPQYQLREPLLNEEKQRTKEKLKGLEEEWDIEGCSVMTNVWTDRKKRSVMNLCVNSRGATCFLSSKDASKDAHTSEYIFSYIDKCIEDLGAKKVVQVVTDNATNNVAAARLLKEKRPRIFWTTCAAHTVDLMLEGISKLTVFAKVIEQAKKFTIFVYAHYITLNMMRAYTKRDIVRPGATRFATCFLTLNSLFEKKAQLRNMFNSNEWHDCKHSNTAKRKLASETVMSCSFWNNVTTVLKVFSPMVKVLRLADGEKIPSLGFIYGELLVAKNSIKEATDHLEKNYQPIFKIIDEKMKGMLDYPLHMAAYFLNPFYFYKDPNIQCDLEVMDGFIMCVEIFYHGDFEKQDLVVNHEVNLYKNRNGSFGRNLAMTDCEKKENFDPGLFFILLSSFKKNILHKMTLIISHSTCLTSGN, from the coding sequence ATGATGCTATTTCAAAGGCGAAGACACATGCTGTCCACCAATATTGTGCTCGATGGATCTATCAATCAAATATCCCATTTAATGCCGTTGACAATGAGGCTTTTTAGGTTATTCTGTGAAGCTTTAGGGCAGTTTGGACCTGGATGGGTACCTCCTCCACAATATCAGCTGAGAGAACCTTTGCTAAATGAAGAAAAGCAAAGGACAAAAGAAAAGTTAAAGGGTCTGGAAGAGGAATGGGACATAGAAGGTTGCTCGGTTATGACGAATGTGTGGACTGATAGAAAGAAACGAAGCGTCATGAATCTGTGTGTTAATTCAAGAGGGGCTACATGCTTCCTTTCTTCAAAGGATGCTTCTAAAGATGCTCACACCAGTGAATATATCTTCAGCTACATTGACAAGTGTATTGAAGATTTAGGGGCTAAGAAGGTTGTGCAAGTTGTCACAGATAATGCCACCAACAATGTAGCAGCTGCTAGGCTTCTTAAGGAGAAGAGACCGAGAATATTTTGGACTACATGTGCTGCTCATACTGTTGATTTGATGCTTGAGGGAATTTCCAAGCTGACAGTTTTTGCTAAAGTTATAGAGCAAGCAAAAAAATTCACTATATTTGTGTATGCTCATTATATAACATTAAACATGATGAGAGCATATACGAAAAGAGATATTGTGAGGCCAGGAGCTACAAGGTTTGCAACATGCTTTTTGACACTTAATAGTCTATTCGAAAAGAAGGCACAGCTGAGGAACATGTTTAATAGTAATGAATGGCATGACTGCAAACATTCAAATACTGCAAAAAGGAAGCTAGCATCTGAAACTGTGATGAGTTGTTCATTTTGGAACAATGTTACGACTGTTTTGAAAGTATTTAGTCCAATGGTGAAGGTTCTGAGGCTTGCTGATGGAGAGAAGATTCCTTCTCTTGGTTTTATTTACGGTGAGCTCTTAGTGGCTAAGAATTCTATCAAAGAAGCTACTGACCATTTGGAGAAGAACTACCAGCCTATTTTTAAGATCATTGATGAGAAGATGAAAGGTATGTTGGATTATCCTTTGCATATGGCTGCTTACTTTCTCAATCCATTCTACTTCTACAAAGACCCCAATATTCAGTGTGACTTGGAGGTTATGGACGGATTCATCATGTGTGTAGAGATATTCTATCATGGTGATTTTGAAAAGCAAGATTTAGTTGTCAATCATGAAGTTAATCTATACAAGAACAGAAATGGCTCTTTTGGTAGAAACTTGGCAATGACAGACTGTGAGAAGAAGGAAAACTTTGACCCaggtttgtttttcattttactATCTTcgtttaaaaagaatattttacaCAAGATGACTTTGATTATCTCCCATTCAACTTGTTTAACCTCAGGGAATTGA